TTCTCGTGATGGGCAGCACGCCAGCACCATGCGCGCCACCTTGTTCACCCCAGCACATTTTCAGGGCACTCCCCGTTTTTCTACGGAGTATGATGTTCAGCTTAAATCCCATGCAAACTACAACCGGAACCTCCAGAACCGCCGCCGAGGAATTCATCGAATCGTCGCGGGTGTTTTTAAAGCAGGATTTCCTGCCGAAGCTTCTTCATTGCCTTGAAGACATGACGGAGGCGGACATCTGGTGGCGTCCCAATGAGCAGTCGAACAGCGCGGGCAACCTGATTCTCCATCTCTGCGGGAATCTGCGGCAGTGGATTCTGAGTTCCTTAGGCGGTGCGCACTTCGAGCGTAATCGTGACGCCGAGTTCGATGAGAGACGGCCATGCCCGAAGCAGGAATTGATCGCCGCCATCAGCGAAACCATTGACGCCGTCGATCGTGTTCTGGGGAGTCTGCCGCAGGAAACGCTGCGCGAACGGTTTTCCGTGCAGTCTTATGAGTCCTCCCGCCTACAGGCGA
The genomic region above belongs to Terriglobia bacterium and contains:
- a CDS encoding DinB family protein yields the protein MQTTTGTSRTAAEEFIESSRVFLKQDFLPKLLHCLEDMTEADIWWRPNEQSNSAGNLILHLCGNLRQWILSSLGGAHFERNRDAEFDERRPCPKQELIAAISETIDAVDRVLGSLPQETLRERFSVQSYESSRLQAIYHVVEHFSYHLGQILYIYKMRTGRDPGFYRHLSRGLSHRDKPGGEHPALDERGKKSGGDGISDVPADEAGSNP